One part of the Clostridium thermosuccinogenes genome encodes these proteins:
- a CDS encoding CpsD/CapB family tyrosine-protein kinase: MTKIINVKDKLGNPAEEAYRVLRTNIQFCNFDSKIKTLAITSCNPGEGKTTTAINLSISMAMSGMKILLIDADLRKPALVKRLGGTNAVGLTNLISGQASLQDAINYTDVDGFCYITCGPTPPNPAELLSSERFDEIINEAKKHFDMVIIDTPPLGSVIDCAIISSRTDGTLIVIKSKAVDYRSAMRVKEQLEKVNARIIGVVLNKLDRKEYRYYYSPYEYYGNGSAENTGKGWFRKHRKQKAQKQEA, encoded by the coding sequence ATGACCAAAATCATTAATGTTAAAGATAAATTGGGCAACCCGGCGGAAGAAGCCTATAGGGTGCTGAGAACCAATATACAGTTTTGCAATTTTGACAGCAAGATCAAAACTCTGGCGATTACAAGCTGCAATCCGGGGGAAGGAAAGACCACCACTGCTATAAACCTATCGATATCGATGGCCATGTCGGGGATGAAAATCCTTCTCATCGATGCGGACCTGAGGAAACCGGCACTGGTAAAGCGCCTGGGAGGCACCAATGCGGTAGGACTGACCAATCTGATATCGGGTCAGGCGTCCCTGCAGGATGCTATAAACTACACTGATGTGGACGGATTCTGCTACATTACATGCGGGCCCACCCCGCCAAACCCGGCAGAATTGCTGTCATCCGAAAGGTTTGACGAGATAATCAACGAGGCGAAGAAACACTTTGACATGGTCATTATCGACACACCACCGCTGGGAAGCGTTATTGACTGTGCTATCATATCCTCCAGAACGGACGGGACGCTTATTGTGATAAAATCAAAGGCTGTGGACTACAGGAGCGCCATGAGGGTAAAGGAGCAATTGGAAAAGGTCAATGCCCGGATAATCGGTGTTGTGCTGAACAAACTGGACAGGAAGGAATACAGATATTACTATAGCCCGTATGAATACTATGGAAATGGAAGCGCTGAGAATACGGGCAAGGGATGGTTCCGGAAGCATAGAAAGCAAAAGGCGCAAAAACAAGAGGCATAA
- a CDS encoding VanZ family protein, whose protein sequence is MKLVVISVAKRKKVFPVRLLSWVLVAAYLTFMFVLSHQDGITSNSLSESIANALKPYMPVPAALGGSMYTTDFNGLIREFAHFLEFFILAILIHIALYSCRVREGRNAVLTLSICLLCAAIDEIHQSFVPGRSPVAIDLIIDAAGGIFGLIFVYLISIIKEKIRIGVVK, encoded by the coding sequence ATGAAACTGGTGGTTATATCTGTTGCAAAAAGAAAAAAGGTTTTTCCGGTAAGGTTGTTAAGCTGGGTGCTGGTTGCTGCGTATCTTACTTTTATGTTTGTACTGTCGCACCAGGATGGAATCACTTCCAACAGCCTGTCTGAAAGCATTGCCAACGCTTTAAAACCATATATGCCAGTTCCCGCGGCTTTAGGTGGCAGCATGTACACCACGGATTTTAACGGTTTGATAAGGGAATTTGCTCATTTTTTGGAATTTTTCATACTGGCCATCCTGATTCATATTGCTTTATATTCCTGCAGAGTCAGAGAAGGTAGGAATGCCGTTCTTACACTTTCTATCTGCCTTCTGTGCGCCGCTATTGATGAAATTCATCAGAGCTTTGTGCCGGGCAGGTCCCCTGTGGCAATAGATTTAATTATTGATGCTGCAGGTGGAATTTTTGGACTTATCTTTGTATATCTTATCAGTATAATAAAAGAGAAGATCAGGATAGGAGTTGTAAAGTGA
- a CDS encoding LCP family protein: MKRGLKAGIIATVVVIAFSIPSYFAYDFFSNVKDYKRTLVVRPREGTTGSQKVDVQAFASLPEGEKPAKEPVSDSDAGRNEAPGTSSNVSTAGNVINILFLGLDRTEERDRILGIYRSDTIAVARIHIDAKTVDVLSIPRDTYTYLPVTGKMDKINHAYAFGSLEGRGTESAIEAVELFINDEIDYFFTIDMEPVPEIIDSIGGIELDVESGIGNLTSGKQVLNGRQALGYVQWRYSSDGDIGRIRRQQKFAAALFDKLKRLDQLLNMARIALSYKENVTTNMTLKQITSLAMFAGELSRDSIEFHVIPGEGVMLNNIWYWIPDEEKTAQMLNEIFLKERVDNF, translated from the coding sequence GTGAAAAGAGGATTAAAAGCGGGAATCATTGCGACTGTTGTGGTTATCGCTTTTTCGATACCTTCATATTTCGCTTATGATTTTTTCAGCAATGTAAAGGACTATAAGAGGACTTTGGTTGTACGGCCCAGGGAAGGAACGACCGGCTCACAAAAAGTCGATGTACAGGCTTTCGCGAGCCTGCCTGAAGGGGAGAAGCCGGCAAAAGAGCCGGTATCTGATTCGGATGCCGGTCGGAATGAAGCACCTGGGACGTCTTCCAATGTGAGCACAGCTGGAAATGTCATAAATATTTTGTTTTTGGGTTTGGACAGGACGGAGGAAAGGGATAGGATTTTGGGCATTTACAGAAGCGATACGATTGCTGTGGCCCGGATACACATAGATGCAAAGACTGTGGATGTCCTGAGCATCCCAAGGGATACATATACATATCTTCCTGTGACGGGAAAAATGGATAAGATAAATCATGCATATGCCTTTGGAAGCTTGGAAGGCAGGGGAACCGAAAGCGCTATTGAAGCAGTGGAGCTTTTTATTAATGATGAGATAGACTATTTTTTCACTATAGATATGGAGCCTGTGCCTGAAATCATAGACTCGATCGGAGGTATCGAGCTGGATGTGGAAAGCGGCATCGGTAATCTGACCAGTGGGAAACAGGTCTTGAACGGCCGGCAGGCTCTTGGCTATGTTCAATGGAGGTATTCCAGCGATGGCGACATAGGTCGCATAAGAAGGCAGCAGAAATTTGCAGCAGCTTTGTTTGACAAGCTTAAGAGGCTGGACCAGCTGCTGAATATGGCAAGAATCGCGTTGAGTTATAAAGAAAATGTCACCACCAATATGACACTAAAGCAGATAACTTCCCTGGCGATGTTTGCCGGAGAACTCTCCAGGGATTCGATAGAATTCCATGTCATACCAGGGGAAGGGGTAATGCTAAATAATATATGGTACTGGATTCCGGACGAGGAAAAAACCGCCCAAATGCTTAATGAAATTTTTTTAAAGGAAAGAGTTGACAATTTTTAA
- the galE gene encoding UDP-glucose 4-epimerase GalE, whose product MAILVTGGAGYIGSHTVVELLQNGYEVVVVDNLSNSKPEALKRVKEITGKDFKFYKVDLLDRDGLEQVFKENKLEAVIHFAGLKAVGESVSIPLKYYYNNITGTLILCELMQKYGVKKIVFSSSATVYGMKNKSPLTEDMPLSTTNPYGSTKLMIEQILRDVYVSDNSWSIALLRYFNPIGAHESGRIGEDPNGIPNNLMPYITQVAVGKREKLSIFGNDYDTHDGTGVRDYIHVVDLAKGHLKALEKVMKTEGVEAYNLGTGVGYSVLDVVKNFEKATGQHIPYVIVGRRPGDVAECYADPSKAERELGWKAEKTLEDMCRDSWNWQKNNPAGYE is encoded by the coding sequence ATGGCAATTTTGGTTACAGGCGGCGCCGGCTATATAGGAAGCCACACCGTAGTAGAATTGCTTCAGAATGGCTATGAAGTTGTCGTGGTGGATAACCTTTCCAACAGTAAGCCTGAAGCTCTGAAGCGTGTTAAGGAAATAACGGGCAAGGATTTCAAATTCTATAAAGTTGATTTGCTGGACAGGGATGGCCTGGAGCAGGTATTCAAGGAGAACAAACTGGAAGCCGTAATTCATTTTGCAGGTTTAAAGGCGGTAGGCGAGTCGGTTTCCATTCCTTTGAAATATTACTATAATAACATCACCGGCACTTTGATTTTATGTGAACTTATGCAAAAGTACGGTGTGAAGAAGATTGTGTTCAGTTCATCGGCCACAGTTTATGGCATGAAAAACAAATCACCCCTTACAGAGGATATGCCCCTCAGCACCACCAACCCATATGGCAGCACAAAACTTATGATTGAGCAAATATTGAGGGATGTATATGTTTCTGATAACAGCTGGAGCATAGCACTGCTCAGATATTTCAATCCTATAGGAGCCCATGAAAGCGGGCGTATAGGTGAGGACCCCAACGGCATTCCCAACAATCTGATGCCTTATATTACGCAGGTTGCTGTCGGCAAGAGGGAAAAGCTGAGCATTTTCGGAAATGATTATGATACCCATGACGGCACTGGCGTCAGGGATTATATCCACGTGGTGGATCTGGCCAAAGGCCATTTGAAAGCGCTGGAGAAAGTGATGAAAACAGAAGGCGTTGAAGCTTACAACTTGGGTACGGGAGTAGGATACAGCGTTCTGGATGTGGTGAAGAATTTTGAAAAGGCTACAGGGCAGCATATTCCTTATGTGATAGTCGGACGCAGGCCCGGTGATGTTGCTGAGTGCTATGCCGATCCTTCCAAAGCAGAGAGGGAGCTTGGTTGGAAAGCAGAAAAGACTTTGGAGGATATGTGCAGGGACTCATGGAACTGGCAGAAGAACAATCCGGCAGGCTACGAATAA
- the hflX gene encoding GTPase HflX: protein MESLYDIEAFKGEFLPEELVLKVADLTGRINREIAVYMDRKGRVIDVSIGDSATVTLSEVEGRRSNARLSGVRCLHTHPNGDPHLSMVDISSLLNLRMDAMVAVGVKSGSVTGIYAAVPKRDANGAFTEAEIYGPYGVGDDRMNALFEIISGLDKDTRRPAEVNDNRTERAILVGLETSREKMINSKSQGERSLEELEELAHTAGVIVVHKILQRRQMKDPAFYIGRGMVEQLSLLRQELNADVLIFDDELSGAQVRNIEELAGARVVDRTTLILDIFAQRARSREGKLQVELAQLKYRLPRLMGLGGQLSRLGGGIGTRGPGEKKLETDRRHIRRRIRYLEGELEVLNKRRSLIREGRHRNSMPVIALVGYTNAGKSTLMNKLCGTDVFAEDKLFATLDPTTRSLTLQDGREVLLTDTVGFIRKLPHELVEAFKSTLEEAVYADMLIHVVDASSEEAEEQIAVVNDLLRSLGALDKPVILALNKMDLAGEQGRMPVAEAGDRVFEISAATGQGLDKLLEGIASLMPADEINVEVLAPYDAGWVLPYIHQNGRVLSQDYTETGIKVNAMLKSSKIERINDYII from the coding sequence ATGGAAAGCCTTTATGATATAGAAGCCTTCAAGGGAGAATTTTTACCGGAGGAGCTGGTGCTCAAGGTTGCTGACCTTACAGGAAGGATCAACAGGGAGATCGCTGTCTACATGGACCGAAAAGGAAGAGTTATCGACGTGAGCATTGGTGACAGCGCCACAGTCACCCTGTCGGAGGTCGAAGGCCGTCGCAGCAATGCAAGACTTTCGGGTGTAAGATGCCTGCATACCCACCCAAATGGTGATCCGCACCTTTCTATGGTTGATATCAGCTCTCTGCTGAATCTCAGAATGGATGCCATGGTGGCTGTCGGCGTAAAAAGCGGCAGTGTCACCGGAATTTATGCCGCAGTTCCCAAAAGGGATGCAAACGGAGCTTTTACTGAAGCCGAGATTTATGGACCTTATGGTGTGGGGGACGACAGGATGAATGCCCTGTTTGAAATCATATCCGGTTTGGACAAGGATACCCGGCGTCCGGCTGAAGTTAATGATAACCGGACCGAAAGAGCGATACTGGTAGGACTGGAAACTTCCCGGGAAAAAATGATAAACAGCAAGAGCCAGGGGGAGCGTTCTCTGGAGGAGTTGGAGGAACTGGCTCATACGGCTGGTGTTATTGTCGTGCACAAAATATTGCAAAGAAGGCAGATGAAAGACCCGGCCTTTTACATCGGAAGGGGAATGGTGGAGCAATTGAGCCTGCTTCGCCAGGAGCTTAATGCTGATGTGCTTATTTTTGATGATGAACTTTCGGGTGCCCAGGTCAGAAACATTGAGGAGCTGGCCGGAGCAAGGGTGGTAGACAGAACAACCCTCATACTGGATATATTTGCCCAAAGAGCACGTTCGAGGGAAGGCAAGCTTCAGGTGGAACTGGCGCAGCTAAAGTACAGGCTTCCCAGGCTTATGGGGCTTGGTGGGCAGTTGTCAAGGCTTGGTGGGGGCATAGGTACCCGAGGACCGGGTGAGAAAAAGCTTGAGACCGACAGGAGACATATAAGAAGGAGAATACGGTATCTTGAAGGTGAGCTGGAAGTTTTGAACAAAAGGAGAAGCCTGATCCGGGAGGGAAGGCACAGAAACAGCATGCCTGTTATTGCCCTTGTCGGTTACACCAATGCAGGCAAGTCCACCCTTATGAACAAATTATGCGGGACCGATGTGTTTGCGGAGGATAAACTCTTTGCCACCCTCGATCCGACCACAAGAAGTCTGACGCTGCAGGATGGAAGAGAAGTGCTTCTTACAGATACTGTCGGATTCATAAGGAAGCTGCCCCATGAGCTGGTGGAAGCTTTCAAGTCCACACTGGAGGAAGCTGTTTATGCGGATATGCTGATACACGTGGTAGATGCTTCTTCCGAAGAGGCAGAGGAGCAGATCGCAGTTGTAAATGATCTACTCCGCAGCCTGGGCGCGTTGGATAAGCCGGTAATACTGGCACTGAACAAAATGGATCTCGCCGGTGAACAGGGAAGGATGCCGGTTGCTGAAGCCGGAGACCGGGTGTTTGAGATTTCTGCGGCTACAGGCCAGGGTCTGGATAAGCTCCTTGAAGGAATAGCATCCTTAATGCCTGCCGATGAAATAAATGTGGAAGTGCTTGCTCCCTATGATGCAGGCTGGGTTCTCCCATATATACATCAGAATGGAAGGGTGTTGTCCCAAGATTATACGGAAACGGGGATAAAGGTTAATGCTATGTTAAAATCGTCGAAAATAGAAAGAATTAATGACTATATTATTTAA
- a CDS encoding NUDIX hydrolase yields MLVRNCAGGVVFCGDKVLLLKNEKGEWVLPKGVIRNGEVPSEVALRRVKEEAGVTAEIVSTAGRTNYEFYSVTRQKPVCNKIIWYVMKSPNESCSLNKDYDFTEVGYFDIEKALELVTYSQDRSLIHLSYMKIKEYSEEENTIASDAVLNGTM; encoded by the coding sequence ATGCTGGTTAGGAATTGTGCTGGAGGAGTAGTATTCTGCGGAGATAAGGTACTACTTCTCAAGAATGAAAAAGGCGAATGGGTACTTCCGAAAGGCGTGATACGCAATGGAGAAGTGCCGAGCGAAGTTGCTTTAAGAAGGGTTAAAGAGGAAGCGGGTGTCACCGCGGAAATTGTTTCAACAGCAGGTCGCACAAATTATGAGTTCTATTCTGTAACACGTCAAAAACCAGTCTGCAATAAAATTATTTGGTATGTAATGAAATCCCCTAATGAAAGCTGCAGTTTGAATAAAGATTATGATTTTACCGAAGTTGGCTACTTTGACATTGAAAAAGCTCTGGAATTAGTCACTTACAGTCAGGACAGGTCTTTAATCCATTTATCATATATGAAAATTAAAGAATATAGCGAAGAGGAGAATACTATTGCCTCGGATGCTGTTTTGAATGGCACAATGTAG
- a CDS encoding YigZ family protein, which translates to MIKAYKTVLNLGTAEIEEKKSRFIATVKPVTSEDEALEFINGLKSKYWDATHNVYSYYIGGNITVQRFSDDGEPSGTAGMPVLEVIKRMGVQDLAVVVTRYFGGTLLGASGLIRAYSKAAALGIEAARVIRRQLCTEVSVLTEYPLFGKVQNMLVNEGYTIKEIVYEQDVEIRLYVPVDGVEECLKKIVEETNDQVLIETGDNVFITVDEDGKLIKE; encoded by the coding sequence TTGATTAAGGCATATAAGACAGTTTTAAATTTAGGAACAGCAGAAATTGAAGAAAAAAAATCCAGGTTTATAGCAACGGTAAAGCCGGTGACAAGCGAAGACGAGGCCTTGGAATTCATAAACGGGCTTAAGTCAAAATATTGGGATGCCACCCATAATGTTTACTCCTATTATATAGGTGGAAATATTACAGTGCAGAGGTTCAGCGATGACGGAGAACCTTCCGGGACCGCCGGAATGCCCGTGCTGGAGGTAATAAAAAGAATGGGAGTGCAGGACCTGGCGGTGGTGGTTACCCGTTATTTTGGAGGAACCCTTTTGGGTGCGTCCGGCCTGATCCGGGCGTACAGCAAGGCTGCAGCATTGGGCATTGAAGCTGCAAGGGTAATCCGCAGGCAGCTTTGCACCGAAGTCAGTGTTCTTACGGAATATCCTCTTTTTGGTAAGGTTCAGAATATGCTTGTCAACGAAGGGTATACTATAAAGGAAATCGTTTATGAACAGGATGTGGAGATCAGGTTATACGTTCCTGTCGACGGTGTGGAAGAGTGCTTGAAGAAGATAGTTGAGGAGACAAATGACCAGGTGTTGATTGAAACCGGGGATAATGTTTTTATAACGGTCGATGAAGACGGTAAACTGATAAAGGAATAA
- a CDS encoding CoA-binding protein encodes MNKEGMLEKKVWAVVGANSKPDKFGYKIYKKLKSRGYTVYPVNPNYEEIEGDKCYPNISALPEVPEVIDMVVAPKHGMGVVEEASRLGVKNIWLQPGTYNDEILKLIEEKGLNAVQACVLVELG; translated from the coding sequence ATGAACAAAGAAGGGATGCTGGAAAAAAAGGTATGGGCGGTGGTCGGAGCTAACAGCAAGCCTGACAAGTTCGGATACAAGATTTACAAGAAGCTTAAATCCAGGGGTTACACGGTATATCCTGTAAATCCGAACTATGAAGAAATTGAGGGAGACAAATGCTATCCCAACATATCTGCTCTGCCTGAAGTGCCTGAAGTAATTGATATGGTGGTTGCACCAAAGCATGGCATGGGTGTTGTGGAAGAAGCTTCAAGGCTTGGGGTGAAAAACATCTGGCTGCAGCCTGGAACCTATAATGATGAGATATTGAAGCTCATAGAGGAAAAGGGATTGAACGCTGTACAGGCTTGTGTACTGGTTGAATTGGGATAG
- a CDS encoding sensor histidine kinase: MHFKNATAKIVTIIIVVLLALTVIIFVSFMSAFNDVINSLSAAESVVLIGIKTIFLRNLVIGQFLFISIAAIIILIGIRLELAKLESEMKKQKNLIETQKNEIAHLQELKDNLAGLYNNAVEYDKMKTDFFSNIIHDLKTPLSVIIGAIQLINKKHSDHSDDKSSLERNLKIINQNVYMLLKLLNNILEITRISSGYVKTNMNNCNIVYIVEEITQSISPYSESKGLNLVFDTDVEEVITAIDIDKMEKVMLNLLSNAIKFTPPGGDVTVYVKEENNKVYISVKDTGPGIPKEKQDIIFERYKHVDSNLTRENEGSGIGLSIAKSYVELHCGKLTVKSEENKGSEFIVELPIRTINGKAQDDYKEINPQDKIIEAINIEFSDIYHIA, encoded by the coding sequence ATGCATTTCAAAAATGCTACGGCAAAAATAGTAACTATAATCATCGTTGTTCTTTTAGCGCTTACTGTAATAATTTTTGTATCTTTTATGTCAGCCTTTAATGATGTCATTAATTCCCTCTCTGCGGCAGAAAGTGTTGTATTGATCGGAATCAAAACGATTTTTCTAAGAAACCTAGTGATTGGCCAGTTCCTTTTCATATCCATAGCAGCAATAATCATATTGATTGGGATAAGACTCGAACTGGCAAAACTTGAGAGTGAGATGAAAAAGCAGAAAAACTTAATAGAAACACAGAAAAACGAAATAGCCCATTTGCAGGAGCTGAAGGACAATCTTGCGGGACTTTATAATAATGCTGTCGAATATGATAAGATGAAAACCGATTTCTTTTCAAATATCATCCATGATCTGAAAACACCCTTAAGTGTGATAATCGGGGCTATACAGCTCATCAATAAAAAACATTCAGACCATTCCGATGATAAAAGCAGCCTGGAAAGAAACCTGAAAATTATAAATCAGAATGTCTATATGCTCCTGAAGCTTTTAAACAACATTCTGGAAATTACAAGGATCAGTTCCGGCTACGTGAAAACCAATATGAACAACTGCAACATTGTCTATATTGTAGAAGAAATCACGCAATCGATATCGCCTTACTCTGAATCCAAAGGGCTGAATCTCGTATTCGACACTGATGTGGAGGAGGTCATAACTGCCATAGATATTGACAAAATGGAAAAAGTAATGCTTAACCTGCTGTCCAATGCTATTAAATTTACGCCTCCAGGAGGTGATGTAACGGTGTACGTCAAAGAAGAAAACAACAAAGTGTACATATCCGTAAAGGATACCGGTCCCGGAATTCCAAAAGAAAAGCAGGACATCATCTTTGAAAGGTACAAGCATGTGGACAGCAACCTCACCAGGGAAAATGAGGGCAGCGGTATAGGGCTTTCCATAGCAAAATCCTATGTCGAACTTCACTGTGGGAAATTAACCGTAAAGAGCGAAGAAAATAAAGGCAGTGAGTTTATCGTAGAACTGCCTATCAGAACTATAAACGGAAAGGCACAGGATGATTACAAGGAGATCAATCCACAAGATAAAATTATAGAAGCCATAAATATAGAATTCTCAGACATATATCATATTGCCTGA
- a CDS encoding YebC/PmpR family DNA-binding transcriptional regulator, translating into MSGHSKWANIKRKKGKSDAERGKIFTKLGREIAIAVKQGGPDPNVNSKLSDVIAKAKAANMPNDTIMRSIKRASGDTEAENYEEITYEGYGPGGVAVIVETATDNRNRTAGDLRHYFDKFGGNLGQTGCVSFLFNKKGVILIEKTEKTDEDTLMMEALDAGAEDFSVEDEYYEILTDPNDFSAVREALEKKGYEFMDASVQMVPVTTTKLEDPKQIEFMDKLIEALEDLDDVQNVWHNWEQDEE; encoded by the coding sequence ATGTCTGGACATTCAAAATGGGCTAACATTAAGCGTAAAAAAGGTAAATCCGATGCTGAGAGGGGCAAAATATTTACAAAGCTGGGAAGAGAGATTGCCATAGCTGTCAAGCAGGGAGGCCCGGACCCAAATGTCAATTCCAAACTAAGTGATGTAATAGCAAAAGCGAAAGCTGCAAATATGCCTAATGATACTATTATGAGAAGTATAAAGAGGGCTTCGGGGGATACTGAAGCTGAGAATTATGAAGAAATCACCTACGAAGGCTATGGTCCGGGAGGAGTTGCGGTCATAGTTGAGACTGCTACCGACAACCGCAACAGGACAGCCGGAGACCTGAGGCATTATTTCGATAAATTCGGCGGAAACCTCGGACAGACCGGATGTGTATCCTTCCTGTTCAATAAAAAGGGTGTCATTTTGATTGAGAAAACTGAAAAAACCGACGAGGATACCCTTATGATGGAGGCTCTGGATGCTGGCGCTGAGGATTTCAGTGTCGAGGACGAGTACTATGAAATCCTGACTGATCCGAATGATTTTTCCGCTGTGAGGGAAGCTCTGGAGAAAAAGGGTTATGAATTTATGGATGCGAGCGTCCAAATGGTACCGGTCACTACCACCAAACTTGAGGACCCGAAGCAAATAGAATTTATGGATAAATTGATCGAAGCTCTCGAAGATCTCGACGATGTTCAGAACGTATGGCATAACTGGGAGCAGGATGAGGAATAA
- a CDS encoding alpha/beta-type small acid-soluble spore protein — protein MARNSKTSFEKMKYEIASEVGVNLKQGYNGDISARDAGKIGGNIVRKVFQAYTGNSYPTERKGDTSR, from the coding sequence ATGGCTAGAAACAGTAAAACATCCTTTGAAAAGATGAAGTATGAAATAGCTTCTGAAGTTGGAGTAAACCTGAAGCAGGGATACAACGGTGACATTTCTGCAAGAGATGCCGGAAAAATAGGTGGAAACATCGTAAGGAAAGTATTCCAGGCTTACACTGGAAACAGCTATCCTACTGAGCGCAAAGGAGATACTTCCAGATAA
- a CDS encoding DUF378 domain-containing protein produces MSRTPLDRLALVLVIIGALNWLLMGIFSYDLVAAIFGGNNTFLSRTIYTLVGLAGLYCISLLFRESEPARDTQ; encoded by the coding sequence ATGAGTAGAACACCTTTGGATAGATTAGCTCTCGTTCTGGTGATAATAGGTGCATTAAACTGGCTTTTGATGGGCATTTTCAGCTATGACCTGGTAGCTGCAATATTTGGAGGCAATAACACCTTTTTAAGCAGAACGATATATACCCTGGTAGGCCTTGCCGGTTTGTACTGTATCAGCCTGCTGTTCAGAGAAAGCGAACCTGCAAGGGACACCCAATAG
- a CDS encoding DUF6873 family GME fold protein, with amino-acid sequence MNYVRIPNLPEAEVSLAVVDGRLDEAMEAKLLDLKVKLIKTDRHTGLYEAVSYHPDMMLHHLGDECIVYSPGVAYSIKNALSDCGFQLIQGGTTLQEKYPWDIAYNVARVGKFAFHNLKYTDPVLRNELEKRDVELVHVKQGYSKCSVSVIDENSIITADRGIAKAAQEKGVEVLLIEPEEEILLPGLSNGFIGGSTAMLNKYCWAVAGNFAFFRAADRIRRFLEDRNIEIISLSEGRITDIGSIIPLLVK; translated from the coding sequence ATGAATTATGTGCGCATACCCAACCTTCCGGAGGCTGAGGTAAGCCTTGCGGTGGTGGATGGCAGGCTTGATGAAGCGATGGAAGCAAAGCTGTTGGATTTAAAGGTCAAGCTCATAAAAACCGATAGGCATACGGGCTTGTATGAGGCAGTTTCGTATCATCCCGACATGATGCTGCACCACCTGGGTGATGAATGCATTGTATACTCCCCCGGAGTAGCGTATTCAATAAAAAATGCCCTGTCGGATTGCGGATTCCAGCTGATACAGGGCGGTACAACCTTGCAGGAAAAATATCCATGGGATATTGCATACAATGTGGCCAGGGTCGGGAAATTCGCCTTCCATAATTTAAAATACACCGACCCGGTGCTAAGAAATGAGCTGGAAAAACGGGACGTAGAGCTTGTTCACGTAAAGCAGGGATATTCCAAGTGCTCTGTATCCGTCATAGATGAGAACTCAATAATAACAGCCGACAGGGGTATTGCCAAAGCTGCGCAGGAAAAAGGGGTAGAAGTGCTGTTGATAGAACCGGAGGAAGAGATACTGCTTCCCGGACTTTCCAACGGATTTATCGGAGGTAGCACAGCTATGCTCAATAAATACTGCTGGGCGGTTGCAGGAAATTTTGCGTTCTTTCGAGCTGCCGACCGTATCCGGCGTTTTCTTGAGGACAGGAACATCGAGATTATTTCCCTGTCCGAGGGGCGGATAACGGATATAGGCTCAATTATTCCGCTGCTGGTAAAATAA